The Bacteroidales bacterium genome includes a region encoding these proteins:
- a CDS encoding LptF/LptG family permease gives MKKIHLLIIKSFIGPFIITFAISIFFLLMQFIWLWIEDLIGKGLDWTIIVKILYYAAASLVPMALPLAVLLASVMTFGNLGEHFELTAMKSSGISLWRIMNPLIIFMIALSAGAFFFSNNVLPYTTLKYAKLLYDVSRKRPELNIKTGVFNNEIDGFSIKIDDKDMNTGMMYRFMIYDHTKQKGNKEVTVADSGEIRITDDQKNMIVTLYNGSNFTDMKEKKGNKEYPFRHDHFSKQMIIFQLPDISMKESNENLFKRHYEIMNTSQLSIVIDSLKNEFDTRTVNFQDKLMNFNYFKHEKKTYDKKGTDDYKTDSINKYKNPEELISLINLDSLYEKMSNKNKLQVLTESINSIKKIRVNLENNDQSLYNRLKWLKKHQLAWYKKFSLSFACLIFFFIGAPLGSIIRKGGFGLPILVSVVFFMFYYVLYIMGEKAATEDALPVFVGAWLASGILFPLGVFITYKATKDSKIVSTQKFQEILKTIQQFLKPGHK, from the coding sequence GTGAAAAAAATACATCTGCTGATCATAAAATCATTCATCGGTCCTTTTATAATTACATTTGCAATATCTATCTTCTTTTTATTAATGCAATTTATTTGGCTGTGGATTGAAGACCTTATCGGTAAAGGTTTAGACTGGACAATAATTGTCAAGATATTATATTATGCAGCTGCCAGTTTAGTACCTATGGCATTACCTCTCGCTGTATTACTTGCTTCTGTTATGACATTCGGAAACCTGGGTGAACATTTTGAACTTACGGCAATGAAATCATCAGGTATTTCGTTATGGCGTATCATGAATCCGCTGATTATCTTTATGATAGCTCTAAGCGCAGGTGCATTTTTCTTTTCAAATAATGTACTTCCTTATACAACATTAAAGTATGCAAAATTGCTGTATGATGTTTCAAGAAAACGCCCTGAATTAAACATTAAAACAGGTGTGTTTAATAATGAGATTGACGGTTTCAGTATAAAAATTGACGATAAAGATATGAATACCGGAATGATGTACAGATTTATGATTTATGATCATACAAAACAAAAAGGAAATAAAGAAGTTACTGTGGCTGATTCCGGAGAAATCAGAATTACCGATGATCAAAAAAACATGATTGTAACCTTATATAACGGAAGTAACTTTACTGATATGAAAGAAAAAAAAGGAAATAAAGAATATCCTTTCAGGCACGATCATTTTTCTAAACAAATGATTATATTTCAACTTCCGGATATCTCAATGAAAGAAAGTAATGAAAATTTATTTAAAAGACATTACGAGATTATGAACACTTCTCAACTGTCGATAGTTATAGATTCTTTAAAAAACGAATTCGATACGAGAACAGTCAATTTTCAAGATAAACTAATGAACTTTAATTACTTTAAACATGAAAAAAAAACATACGATAAAAAAGGAACAGATGATTATAAGACAGATTCCATAAATAAATATAAAAATCCGGAAGAATTAATATCCTTAATAAATCTGGACAGTTTATACGAAAAAATGAGCAATAAAAACAAATTGCAGGTTTTAACAGAATCAATAAACTCAATAAAAAAAATAAGAGTTAATCTTGAAAATAACGATCAGTCATTATATAACAGGTTGAAATGGCTGAAAAAACATCAATTAGCATGGTATAAGAAATTCTCTTTATCATTTGCTTGTTTAATTTTCTTCTTTATCGGAGCTCCCTTAGGTTCCATTATAAGAAAAGGCGGATTCGGATTACCTATTCTCGTTTCCGTTGTATTTTTTATGTTTTATTATGTTCTTTATATAATGGGTGAAAAAGCAGCCACAGAAGATGCTTTGCCGGTTTTCGTAGGTGCATGGCTTGCTTCCGGGATTTTATTTCCTCTCGGTGTATTTATTACTTATAAAGCTACGAAAGATTCTAAAATTGTCAGTACTCAAAAATTCCAAGAAATTCTGAAGACAATTCAGCAATTTTTAAAACCGGGGCATAAGTAA
- a CDS encoding glycosyltransferase family 4 protein — MRILQIHNKVPYPPKDGGSIAVFNLSEGFAKFGNKVDILALNTKKHSVNLLKIQNKLPKNINIYAVDIDTDIKLLKALKNLLFSSLPYNAERFINNNFKTKLKEILKENTYDIVQIEGLYMMPYIEIIKENSNSCVSYRAHNIEHEIWEKTYLQEENLLKKIYLKNLYKRIKKFETSYINKYELLIPITKRDAEHFNLLGNTRKIHVSPTGVDSNKYKIKEQNFDAAKLFHLGSLDWIPNQEGLIWFLENIWNKIIEKNKEIIFTIAGRNSPDYLIEKFNTYKNVNYIGEIEDALKFIHSQTTMIVPLLSGSGMRIKIIEGMAAGKVILTTSKGAEGISGKNGRDFLIADSAKEFIEQIIKIYKNNNLIQEISSNAQSFISDNFDNFTISKTLIEFYETMIE; from the coding sequence ATGAGAATTCTTCAGATTCATAATAAAGTACCTTATCCGCCGAAAGACGGAGGTTCCATTGCAGTGTTTAACTTAAGCGAGGGATTTGCAAAATTTGGTAATAAGGTTGATATACTTGCATTGAATACAAAAAAGCATTCTGTTAATTTACTCAAAATACAAAACAAATTACCGAAAAACATTAACATTTATGCTGTTGATATTGATACTGATATCAAATTATTAAAAGCATTAAAAAACTTATTATTTTCAAGTTTACCTTATAATGCAGAAAGATTTATTAATAATAATTTTAAAACTAAACTTAAAGAAATATTAAAAGAAAACACATACGATATTGTTCAAATTGAAGGCTTATATATGATGCCTTATATTGAAATTATTAAAGAAAATTCTAATTCCTGTGTAAGTTACAGAGCACATAATATTGAACATGAAATTTGGGAGAAAACTTATTTACAAGAAGAAAATCTTCTGAAAAAAATATATCTGAAAAATCTATATAAGAGGATTAAAAAGTTTGAAACATCCTATATTAATAAATATGAATTGCTGATTCCTATCACAAAAAGAGATGCAGAGCATTTTAATCTATTGGGAAACACAAGAAAAATACATGTTAGTCCTACAGGAGTTGATTCAAATAAGTACAAAATAAAAGAACAAAATTTTGATGCTGCAAAATTATTTCATCTTGGATCTTTAGATTGGATTCCGAATCAAGAAGGGCTGATTTGGTTTTTGGAAAATATTTGGAACAAGATTATTGAAAAAAATAAAGAAATTATCTTCACAATAGCCGGAAGAAATTCACCTGACTACTTAATTGAAAAATTTAATACTTATAAGAATGTTAATTATATCGGTGAAATTGAAGATGCTTTAAAATTTATTCACTCACAAACAACTATGATTGTTCCGTTACTGTCAGGAAGCGGTATGCGAATAAAGATTATTGAAGGAATGGCAGCCGGGAAAGTAATTTTAACAACATCTAAAGGAGCAGAAGGTATATCCGGAAAAAACGGCAGAGATTTTTTAATTGCTGATAGTGCAAAAGAATTTATTGAGCAAATTATAAAGATTTATAAGAATAATAACTTAATTCAAGAAATTTCATCTAATGCACAAAGCTTTATTTCAGATAATTTTGATAATTTTACAATCTCAAAAACATTAATTGAGTTTTACGAAACAATGATTGAATGA
- a CDS encoding glycosyltransferase yields MELFFQILFWACVFAIFHSYMLFPLILKLLAKNKFENSIIFKTSDDLPSVSVLMSLYNEEEVISEKIKSIYASSYPSDKLEIIIGSDNSSDNTNNLVIELSSKYSNLHFFEFNTRQGKPNVINQLFTKATGNILVLTDANVMLEKNTIFELVKHFKNEKIGLTDSRMINTKDSISIKGISVQESSYISREVEIKKNEGKLWGTMMGPFGGCYAIRKELYSIVPENFLVDDFFINMSVLAQNKMAVNNKDAIVYEDVSDNIKEEFRRKIRISTGNFQNLSTFFKLLFSKRKGLSFCFLSHKVLRWLGPFFILFALCLNIILSDIILYKYILFVFLFTFIIPAIDNLFKLFKINLPLIRYFTHFYGMNSALLIGFFKFISGVKSGIWHPTGRNQAKSKYS; encoded by the coding sequence ATGGAATTATTTTTTCAAATACTGTTTTGGGCCTGTGTCTTTGCGATATTTCATTCCTATATGTTATTTCCGCTTATTTTAAAACTATTGGCAAAAAATAAATTTGAAAATTCAATAATTTTCAAGACATCAGATGATTTACCGTCTGTATCTGTATTAATGTCATTATATAATGAAGAAGAAGTTATTTCTGAAAAAATTAAATCAATCTATGCATCTTCATATCCTTCTGATAAGTTAGAGATAATTATCGGCTCTGATAATTCTTCAGATAATACCAATAATCTTGTTATTGAATTATCTTCAAAATACAGTAATCTGCATTTTTTTGAATTTAATACAAGACAAGGTAAACCAAATGTAATTAATCAATTATTTACTAAAGCAACCGGTAATATTTTGGTGCTGACAGATGCAAATGTAATGCTTGAAAAAAATACGATTTTCGAATTAGTCAAACATTTCAAAAACGAAAAAATCGGGCTGACTGACAGTAGAATGATTAATACAAAAGATTCAATCAGTATAAAAGGTATTTCTGTTCAGGAAAGTTCCTACATTTCAAGAGAAGTTGAAATAAAAAAAAACGAAGGCAAATTATGGGGAACTATGATGGGACCGTTCGGAGGATGTTATGCCATAAGGAAAGAACTCTATTCAATTGTTCCCGAAAATTTTCTGGTTGATGACTTTTTTATAAACATGAGTGTACTTGCTCAAAATAAAATGGCTGTTAATAATAAAGATGCAATTGTTTATGAAGATGTTTCAGACAATATTAAAGAGGAATTCAGAAGAAAAATCAGAATATCAACCGGAAACTTCCAAAATTTATCGACATTTTTCAAATTGCTGTTTTCTAAAAGAAAAGGTTTATCATTTTGTTTTCTGTCTCATAAAGTATTAAGATGGTTAGGCCCGTTTTTCATATTATTTGCTCTGTGCCTGAATATTATATTATCAGATATTATATTATATAAATATATTTTGTTTGTCTTTCTTTTTACATTTATTATTCCGGCAATTGATAATCTTTTTAAATTATTTAAAATAAATTTGCCCCTTATTAGATATTTCACACATTTTTACGGTATGAATTCAGCACTGCTAATTGGATTTTTTAAATTTATATCAGGAGTTAAGAGCGGAATTTGGCATCCTACCGGAAGGAATCAGGCAAAATCAAAATATTCTTAA
- a CDS encoding bifunctional 3,4-dihydroxy-2-butanone-4-phosphate synthase/GTP cyclohydrolase II, producing the protein MSENTIQSQLNTIEEAIEAIKNGEIIIVVDDEDRENEGDFITSAELITAEKVNFMAKYGRGLICAAIPETRCVELDLELMIGKQNNTSLHETPFTVSVDLIGQGCTTGISASDRAKTIKALVTESTQAQDLGRPGHIFPLKSKNPGVLRRTGHTEATVDITRLAGLEPGGALVEIMNDDGTMARLPDLLIVAEKFDLKIISIKDLIAYRLKTESLIERGEKVKMPTEYGDFDLIPYKQISNGLEHSALIKGKWEKDEPILVRVHSSCVTGDIFGSKRCDCGDQLHEAMRMVEKEGKGLVLYMNQEGRGIGYFNKIKTYKLQEQGYDTVEANHKLGFEDDERDYGVGAQILRDLGICKIKLMTNNPVKRAGLEGYGLKIVEAVPIEIDTNKYNQFYMETKKIKMGHDLKKV; encoded by the coding sequence ATGTCAGAAAATACAATACAATCCCAACTAAATACAATAGAAGAAGCTATTGAAGCCATAAAAAACGGCGAAATTATTATCGTTGTTGATGATGAAGACAGAGAAAATGAAGGTGACTTTATAACATCTGCTGAATTGATTACAGCCGAGAAAGTTAATTTTATGGCAAAATACGGAAGAGGTCTGATTTGTGCTGCAATTCCTGAAACAAGATGTGTCGAATTAGACCTTGAATTAATGATCGGAAAACAAAACAACACATCATTACATGAAACACCTTTTACGGTTTCTGTTGATTTAATCGGACAAGGATGTACAACAGGAATTTCTGCAAGTGACCGAGCAAAAACTATAAAAGCTCTTGTTACTGAATCAACTCAAGCTCAAGATCTTGGTCGTCCCGGACATATTTTCCCGTTAAAATCAAAAAATCCGGGTGTTTTGAGACGTACCGGACATACTGAAGCTACTGTTGATATAACCCGTCTTGCAGGACTTGAACCGGGAGGTGCTTTAGTTGAAATCATGAATGATGACGGTACAATGGCTCGCCTCCCCGATTTGCTTATAGTTGCCGAAAAATTTGATCTTAAAATTATTTCGATAAAAGACCTTATTGCATACAGATTAAAAACAGAATCGTTAATTGAAAGAGGTGAAAAAGTAAAAATGCCTACTGAATACGGTGATTTTGATCTGATCCCTTATAAGCAAATTTCTAACGGATTGGAGCACTCTGCTCTTATAAAAGGCAAATGGGAAAAAGATGAACCTATCTTGGTAAGGGTACATTCTTCTTGTGTTACAGGAGATATTTTCGGATCTAAAAGATGCGATTGCGGTGATCAATTGCATGAAGCTATGCGTATGGTTGAAAAAGAAGGGAAAGGATTGGTCTTATATATGAATCAAGAAGGCAGAGGAATAGGTTATTTCAATAAAATAAAAACATATAAACTGCAAGAACAAGGCTATGATACAGTAGAAGCCAATCATAAACTCGGTTTTGAAGATGATGAAAGAGATTATGGTGTAGGCGCACAAATCCTCAGAGATTTAGGAATTTGCAAAATAAAATTAATGACTAATAATCCGGTAAAAAGAGCGGGGCTTGAGGGATACGGATTAAAAATCGTAGAAGCAGTTCCTATTGAGATAGATACTAATAAGTATAATCAATTTTATATGGAAACCAAAAAAATTAAAATGGGACATGATCTTAAAAAGGTTTAA
- a CDS encoding DUF3467 domain-containing protein encodes MENKENKGGLNIELNDEVAQGTYANLAVISHSTSEFIIDFVRMMPGIPKAPVKSRIILSPDNAKRLLKALNENVKKYEKTFGEIKDHQGPKIPMNFGGPTAKA; translated from the coding sequence ATGGAAAATAAAGAAAATAAAGGCGGTTTAAACATTGAACTTAATGACGAAGTTGCACAAGGTACTTATGCAAATCTCGCAGTAATTTCTCATTCTACTTCAGAATTTATTATTGATTTTGTAAGAATGATGCCGGGTATTCCAAAAGCTCCGGTAAAATCAAGAATAATCTTATCACCTGATAATGCTAAAAGATTATTAAAAGCATTAAATGAAAATGTAAAAAAGTATGAAAAAACTTTTGGAGAGATCAAAGACCATCAAGGACCGAAAATACCGATGAATTTCGGAGGGCCTACAGCTAAAGCTTAA
- the rpoC gene encoding DNA-directed RNA polymerase subunit beta', which yields MAFRQKTKATIDFSKVVISLSSPEEILERSSGEVLKPETINYRTYKPERDGLFCERIFGPVKDYECHCGKYKRIRYKGIVCDRCGVEVTEKKVRRERVGHISLVVPVVHLWYFRSLPNKLGYLLGIPTKKLNSIIYYEKYLVVQPGVKQEDGINFLDFLTEEEYIDILETLPKDNHLLEDDDPNKFVAKMGADAVEDLLKRINLDELSYELKDRANNETSQQRKSQALKRLQVVQALQASKNINKPEWMIIKVLPVIPPELRPLVPLDGGRFATSDLNDLYRRVIIRNNRLKRLIEIKAPEVILRNEKRMLQEAVDSLFDNSRKSSAVKTDANRPLKSLSDSLKGKQGRFRQNLLGKRVDYSARSVIVVGPELKLHECGLPKEMAAELYKPFIIRKLIERGIVKTVKSAKKIVDRRDAVVWDILENILKGHPVLLNRAPTLHRLGIQAFQPKLIEGKAIQLHPLVCTAFNADFDGDQMAVHLPLGNDAVIEAQMLMLASHNILNPANGAPITVPSQDMVLGLYYITKSRRNSDEYKVKGEGLSFYSPEEVIIAYNEDAVDLHAIIKVKVNDELIETTVGRVIFNKLVPDEVGYINELLTKKSLRGIIGNVLQICGISKTAKFLDDIKALGYKTAFEGGLSFNLSDVIVPATKSELLEEGYEQVEEVMNNFNMGFIANNERYNQIIDIWTHANAKLTQQVMNEISSDKQGFNSVYMMLDSGARGSREQIRQLSGMRGLMAKPQKSGATTGQIIENPILSNFKEGLSVLEYFISTHGARKGLADTALKTADAGYLTRRLVDVAQDVVITGEDCGTLRGLAASTIMNKDEVVETLYERILGRTTVHDIYHPSDNSIIVEAGGEVTEEVAKLIEESPIERVEVRSVLTCEARQGVCAKCYGRNLSTGRMVQKGEAVGVIAAQSIGEPGTQLTLRTFHVGGVAGGAASENCIVAKYDGIAKFEELRTVEADRKGEKFDIVVSRMTELKIHDKNTDIMLTNYSIPYGARIHIKDGEVSKGQVICEWDPYNALIISEFTGKVDFKHLSEGVTYKIEKDEQTNYIEKVIIETKDKRMNPEIAVLDKTGEELRSYNIPADAHLSVDNGDSITQGDIIAKIPRISGKAGDITGGLPRVTELVEARNPSNPAAVSEIDGIVSFDKIKRGKKGVVITSKTGESKKYYISLSKQILVQQGDFVKAGMPLSDGAVTPKDILDIMGATKVQEHIVNEVQEVYRMQGVKINDKHFEVIVRQMMKKVEIEDAGDTLFREKQIIDKWDFIDGNDNVFRMKVIEDTGDSENYRAGEIISNRKLSNENSILKRKDKKLMVARDTIQATSRPVLQGITKASLATKSFLSAASFQETTKVLNMAAISGKSDYLLGLKENVIVGHKIPAGTGMRKYDKMIIGSNEEYESLTQEDNE from the coding sequence ATGGCTTTCAGACAAAAAACAAAAGCTACTATTGATTTTTCAAAAGTTGTAATTAGTTTATCTTCTCCCGAAGAAATATTAGAACGTTCAAGCGGTGAAGTTCTAAAACCCGAAACTATTAATTACAGAACGTATAAGCCGGAGAGAGACGGATTGTTTTGTGAAAGAATTTTCGGACCTGTAAAAGATTACGAATGTCATTGCGGTAAATACAAAAGAATCAGATATAAAGGAATCGTTTGTGACAGATGTGGTGTTGAAGTAACCGAAAAAAAGGTTAGAAGAGAAAGAGTAGGACATATATCTTTGGTAGTTCCTGTTGTTCATTTGTGGTATTTCAGATCATTACCGAATAAATTGGGTTATTTGCTCGGAATACCTACAAAGAAACTTAATTCAATTATTTATTATGAGAAGTATCTTGTTGTTCAACCGGGTGTAAAACAGGAAGACGGTATTAATTTTTTAGATTTTTTAACAGAAGAAGAATATATTGATATTCTTGAGACTTTGCCTAAAGATAATCATTTGTTGGAAGATGATGATCCTAACAAATTTGTAGCAAAAATGGGTGCTGATGCAGTAGAGGATTTATTAAAAAGGATTAACCTTGATGAATTATCATATGAGTTAAAAGACAGAGCAAATAACGAAACATCTCAACAAAGAAAAAGTCAAGCATTAAAAAGGCTTCAAGTTGTTCAAGCTCTTCAAGCATCTAAAAATATTAATAAACCGGAATGGATGATTATAAAAGTTTTGCCGGTTATTCCTCCTGAATTGAGACCTTTGGTTCCGCTTGACGGGGGCAGATTTGCTACATCAGATTTAAATGATCTGTACAGAAGAGTTATCATCAGAAATAACAGATTAAAAAGACTTATTGAGATTAAAGCACCTGAAGTGATTCTTAGAAATGAAAAAAGGATGCTTCAAGAAGCAGTTGATTCATTATTTGATAATTCAAGAAAATCAAGTGCTGTTAAAACAGATGCAAACAGACCTCTTAAATCGTTGAGTGACAGCCTTAAAGGTAAGCAGGGGCGATTTCGTCAAAACCTATTGGGTAAACGTGTTGATTATTCTGCACGTTCTGTTATTGTTGTAGGACCGGAACTTAAATTACACGAATGCGGTTTGCCTAAAGAAATGGCTGCTGAGTTATATAAACCTTTTATCATAAGAAAATTAATAGAAAGAGGTATAGTAAAAACGGTTAAATCAGCAAAAAAGATTGTTGACAGAAGAGATGCTGTTGTTTGGGATATTCTTGAAAATATATTAAAAGGACATCCGGTATTATTAAACCGTGCACCTACATTGCATAGGCTGGGGATTCAAGCTTTTCAACCGAAACTGATCGAAGGAAAAGCAATTCAATTACACCCGCTTGTATGTACGGCTTTTAATGCTGACTTTGACGGTGACCAGATGGCGGTACATTTACCTCTCGGAAATGATGCCGTAATTGAAGCACAAATGTTGATGTTGGCATCTCATAATATTCTTAATCCGGCAAACGGAGCTCCTATTACAGTACCTTCACAAGATATGGTTTTAGGATTGTATTATATTACTAAATCCAGAAGAAATTCTGATGAATATAAAGTAAAAGGAGAAGGCTTGTCTTTTTATTCTCCCGAAGAAGTTATTATTGCTTACAACGAAGATGCTGTTGATCTTCATGCAATAATAAAAGTTAAGGTAAATGATGAATTAATTGAAACAACTGTAGGCAGAGTAATTTTTAATAAACTTGTACCTGATGAAGTAGGTTATATTAATGAATTATTAACAAAAAAATCTTTAAGAGGAATTATTGGTAATGTCCTGCAAATTTGCGGGATTTCAAAAACAGCAAAATTCCTTGATGATATTAAAGCTTTAGGTTATAAAACTGCTTTTGAAGGTGGTTTATCGTTTAATTTGAGTGATGTTATCGTACCTGCAACAAAATCTGAATTGCTCGAAGAAGGATATGAGCAAGTTGAAGAAGTGATGAACAACTTTAATATGGGTTTCATTGCTAATAATGAAAGATATAATCAGATTATTGACATATGGACACATGCTAATGCAAAATTAACCCAACAAGTTATGAACGAGATTAGTTCTGACAAACAAGGATTTAATTCTGTTTACATGATGTTAGATTCAGGAGCAAGGGGTTCACGAGAGCAAATCAGACAGCTTTCAGGTATGAGAGGCCTTATGGCTAAACCTCAAAAATCCGGTGCAACAACCGGGCAAATTATTGAAAACCCGATTCTTTCAAACTTTAAAGAAGGATTATCTGTATTGGAATATTTTATATCTACTCACGGTGCAAGAAAAGGTTTGGCAGATACAGCACTTAAAACAGCCGATGCAGGTTATTTAACAAGAAGATTAGTTGATGTTGCTCAAGATGTAGTAATAACAGGAGAAGATTGCGGAACATTAAGAGGTTTGGCAGCAAGTACTATAATGAATAAAGATGAAGTTGTAGAGACTCTTTATGAAAGAATTTTGGGTCGAACAACTGTTCATGATATTTACCATCCGAGCGATAACAGTATAATTGTTGAAGCTGGTGGAGAAGTTACTGAAGAAGTAGCAAAGTTAATTGAAGAATCTCCAATTGAAAGAGTTGAAGTAAGATCAGTTTTAACTTGCGAGGCACGACAAGGAGTTTGTGCAAAATGTTACGGAAGAAACTTATCAACAGGAAGAATGGTTCAAAAAGGAGAAGCTGTTGGTGTTATTGCCGCTCAATCAATAGGTGAACCCGGAACTCAGCTGACACTTCGTACATTCCACGTTGGTGGTGTTGCGGGAGGTGCTGCTTCTGAAAACTGTATTGTTGCAAAATATGATGGTATTGCAAAATTTGAAGAACTTAGAACTGTTGAGGCTGACAGAAAAGGTGAAAAATTTGATATAGTTGTAAGCCGTATGACGGAATTAAAAATACATGATAAAAATACTGATATTATGTTGACTAATTATTCTATTCCGTACGGTGCAAGAATACATATTAAAGACGGAGAAGTGTCTAAAGGACAAGTAATTTGTGAATGGGATCCTTATAATGCTTTAATTATTTCAGAATTTACAGGTAAAGTAGATTTCAAACATCTTTCAGAGGGTGTAACCTATAAGATTGAGAAAGACGAGCAAACAAATTATATTGAAAAGGTAATAATTGAAACCAAGGATAAACGTATGAATCCTGAAATTGCCGTATTAGATAAAACCGGTGAAGAATTAAGGTCTTATAACATACCTGCAGATGCTCATTTGTCTGTTGATAACGGAGATTCAATAACTCAGGGTGATATTATTGCAAAAATTCCGAGAATTTCAGGAAAAGCCGGTGATATTACCGGAGGTTTGCCTCGAGTTACAGAACTTGTTGAAGCCAGAAATCCTTCAAATCCTGCTGCTGTTTCTGAAATTGACGGTATTGTATCATTCGATAAGATTAAAAGAGGCAAAAAAGGTGTAGTTATTACTTCAAAAACCGGTGAAAGTAAAAAATATTATATTTCTCTTTCAAAACAGATTTTAGTGCAACAGGGTGATTTTGTGAAAGCAGGAATGCCGTTATCTGACGGAGCTGTTACACCTAAAGATATCCTTGATATTATGGGTGCTACAAAAGTTCAAGAACATATTGTTAATGAAGTTCAAGAAGTATATAGAATGCAAGGTGTGAAGATAAACGATAAACATTTTGAAGTTATTGTTCGTCAAATGATGAAAAAAGTTGAGATAGAAGATGCAGGAGATACATTGTTCAGAGAGAAACAAATTATTGATAAATGGGATTTTATTGATGGAAATGATAATGTTTTCAGAATGAAAGTAATTGAAGATACAGGTGATTCTGAAAATTACAGAGCAGGAGAGATTATTTCAAACAGAAAATTAAGTAATGAGAATTCAATACTGAAAAGAAAAGATAAGAAACTAATGGTTGCAAGAGATACCATTCAAGCTACATCAAGGCCGGTATTGCAAGGAATCACTAAAGCTTCGTTGGCAACAAAAAGTTTCCTTTCTGCAGCATCATTCCAAGAAACAACCAAAGTATTGAATATGGCTGCTATTTCCGGAAAATCCGATTACTTGTTGGGATTGAAAGAAAATGTAATAGTAGGGCATAAGATACCTGCAGGGACAGGTATGAGGAAATATGATAAAATGATTATCGGTTCTAATGAAGAATACGAAAGCTTGACTCAAGAAGATAATGAATAA